The genomic segment ctttgcagtatccagtgccttcagccgtttcttgatgaaatatggagtgaatcgaattggctaaacactagcatctatgatgctggggacctctggaggaggccaggctggatcatccacatggcacttctggctgaagattgttgcgaatgcttcagccttaccttttgcactgatgtgctgggcttctccattattgaggatggggatatctgtggagccacctcctccagtgagttgtttagttgtccaccattCATAGCTGAATGTGGTGGGACTGCAGAGCTAAGaactgatctgttgattgtgggattgtttagctctgcctatcatttgctgcttatgctatttgacacacaagtagccctgtgttataacttcaccaggttgacactttgtttttaggtatgcctggtgctgctcctggcatgccttccactcttcattgaaccaggtttgatcccctgtCTTGGTGGTATTGGTACaagtgggccatgaggttacagattgtggttgagtacaattctgctgctgatggcctacagcgcctcatgtttgcccagtctcgagttgctagatccCTTTTAGCACGATGGTAGCGTCACACAACATGTTgtagggcatcctcaatgtgaagacaggactttgtctccacaaggactatgcagtggtcactcctaccgatactgtcaaggacagatgcatctgtggcaggcaggtagatgaggatgaggtcaagtatgtttttccttcttgttggttccctcaccacctgaagTAGGCCCAatctagcagccatgtcctttaggccttggccagctcagtcagtagtgatgttACCAagtcagtcttggtgatggacattgaagcccttGCCGCccgcagtgcttcctccaagtggtgttcaacatggaacagcactgattcatcagctgaggggattaGGGGTGAGGTATGTGATAATCAGGAAGttaccttgcccatgtttgacctgatgccaggagacttcatgggggctcgagtcaatgttgaagactcccagggcaactccctcctgactgtatgtcACTGTGCCACGCCTGCTGGTCTGACCTTCCAGTGGGACAGgatgtacccagggatggtggtggtaatgtctgggacatgatctgtaagatatgattccgtgaataTGACTTTGCTcagctgttgtttgactagtgtgtgtggctgctctcccaattttggcacaagcccccagatgttagtaaggaagacttggcagggtcaacaaggctgggtttgccattgttgtttcaggTGCCTGGgccgatgccaggtggtctgtctggtttcattcctttttatttactttttagcAGTttcatacaactgaatggcttgctaggctgtttgaggacatttaagagtcaatcacattattgtggatctagagtcacatgtagtccagaccaggtaaggatggcagatttctttccctgaaggacattagtgaaccaggtgagtttttacaacaattgacaatggtttcaaggtcatcattagacttttaattccagattttgaaaATCGAAGCATGTTCCGTACAGATGTGGAACAAATTACAGATGCACCTCATTTAAAATTTGATGCGAGGTATATGGCCCTCCATACAATTTCCAAAGCCAGACTTGGCCCTCCGGCCACAAGGCTTGCCCACCTCTGCTTTAGGACCATTCTGTGTTGACATGGAAAGCTGACTTTTCTAGTTTATTATCGTAGAGTAATAATGAAGCAAAACTTGTGCGAAACAAATCTGTCATTATTTGGAACTTCATTCCAATTACAGATTAACTAATATATTATTTTATCAATTTTTAGATTTTCTGTGCAGACTTTCCCTTTAGAATTAGTATGTTGGTAGCAACTTCCTGTCATTGGAATGTAAATAGAATTCTAAGTTTAATATCTTTTTATTCAATAATCTCATGGTGAGAATTATAGTCATTCCATTTCTGTGACAGATCACATGACTAACTGCATGATTCCAATTTCTGGGGCCCCATTTTAATTCTTAAGTGAATGGCTTGAAATGGGCTAAAATCAGGCCAGTTATGTCTGCTGTCTTCATATTGGAGAAATTCAGTTGTTGTCTTCCTCAGTATGGATGAGAATTAATTATGGAAAATGCTTTCACTTTCTTTCCCAGACATTGCAGTTCACAACATCACTGGCTTTTGTTTGGGAGGTATTTGTGAAACTTTTTTGTGGTAGTCATAAGTTAGCAAGATAAagctccagtgtgtgtgtgactgcaacCTATACTTCTACTGACAAAGGAATgagttaaaagttttaaaaagtgcataaaatgacctcttttgtttctttgttttccaaaattccatcaGCTTTGAGTTAAAGATCACATTGACTGAGCTGTACATGTTAATGTTGATTCTAGCCCTGAAACGCTGATTTGTTACTTGGCTCTGCCTTCATGGATGAGCAAAAATAGGCCAAATGGCTACCTTCATCTGTGTTGACCTTCTGGTTCCAAGCTGCTTCTGTCTGAATGCTTCATGAAAGATTGCCTCTGTTGTCAACATTAAGAACCTATTAGGTACAGATACTGTCAGTCTTGTTTCGGCAAAGTATCTCACACACTAACTGATTTATTTTTCTGTTCCCAGATTTTTGATCTAATTTAAGAACACAATGGTGAGTGACTGAGATTTTAATTGCTCATAAACTTAAATTTGACTTTAACAGGAGAGTATATTTCTGTATTCAAACTAATTagttttttatcctttcatgggttgTTTacgtcgctggcaagaccagcatttgttccccatccttaattgccctcaaactgagtggtttgctaggccatttcagagggcagttaagagtcaaccacattgctgtgggtctggagtcatatgtaggccagaccaggtaaggatggcagatttccttccctaaaggacattagtgaaatgggattttacaacaattgatcgtCACAATTGCGGAGAGTAgaatttttaattgaatttaaattccaccagctggcgTAGTGAgagttgaacccatgtccccagagcgttagcctgggcccctggattactagtccagtgacattagcactacTCCACCGTCTCTCCAATGTGGTCAAACCAGTTAGAGTAGAAGCTGAGTGGTCAAAGGAGCTCAAAGACTTAAGTAAAACTGCAAACTGAAAGTACAACTGGTACATGTTCCAGAAATTGGTACCAGTATTGTTCGTATTGAGACTATTAGTTGCTGCACATTGGAACCAATCTGCTTTGGGATGTGGCTTGTTATTCCTCACATACTAAGTTGCTTTACCAGCACGCTGATGTAATCACCTATCTGAAGAGCAGCGTTTTCCTACATTGTAAAGGAAGGTAATTCCCCCAACTGAATGCGATCTGGAAGCAGGTGCCTCAACATTGGTGAGGAAGAGGAGAAAATGATTGTAGGGGTGGAAAAGGGAGTCGTCATCTTGTTGAAAATATGATGAAATGTAAAGTGTAAAAAacctattttgtttttgtttgcctTTGCAGTCTCGAAGATATGACTCGCGAACGACCATTTTCTCGCCAGAAGGTGAGGTTCTCTGAATGACGGCCTTCTATAAAGATTTTAATTGCTCATAAACTTAAATTTGACTTTAACAGGAGAGTATACTTCTGTATTCAAACTAATTagttttttatcctttcatgggttgTTTacgtcgctggcaagaccagcatttgttccccatccttACTATTTTACTGGTCCGTATTGTATTGTTGCTGTTCAACTGTGTGTTTCATTCAAATACAAACTTTTCTTTTAATGAAATAACAGGGCGGCTCTACCAGGTGGAATATGCCATGGAAGCCATTGGCCATGCTGGGACCTGCCTGGGGATCTTAGCAAATGATGGCGTCCTGTTGGCTGCAGAGAGACGCAACATACACAAGCTACTGGATGAAGTTTTCTTTtctgaaaaaatatataaactaAACGAGTACGTATAACATAGATGCAAACTAGGGCTCTCCTATttaatgagaagaaattttttttctctcagcttcattagcctgtggaattctcttctccagagtcTAGTTGAGGCTGGGTTattgactatatttaaggctgagttagatttttgatcgacaagggagtcaaagattatgggggggcaggcaggaaaatggagttgaggccacaatcagatcggccatgatcttatcaagtgGTGGAGCAACCTTgagggggtgaatggcctactcctcctcctaattcTCGTGTTAATAATGAATCTGTTGGCTTGTATCACACCAATCTGAGTTAACATTAGCAATAATCTTTAGAGTTGGGTAAACTTGATTTGTATtgccttgagtttagaagactaAAGAGTGAAGTGATCAAAGTGTTTAAGATGGTAAAGGGTTTTGATAAAGAGAAGCTATATTCTCTGGTGGAGGAATCCACAGCAAgaggacataatcttaaaatagGAGACCGTTCAGGAGGGGAATCAAAAAGATTTGTAACACAGGTCatctgtgatctaattgaatgatgcagcagctgaatgATCTTCTCTTCCTATATTCTGTGCAGCAAGCATCCACGAGAGGGGGTTAGTTGCCTGTGGTTGTAGTGACCTCACATAAATTTTgtgttttatttaaataatttgcCGAGAGTTAATTTTAACAGAAGATTACCACTGGTGATGGAATTTTCTATATTGTTATTTTAATACTGTCAGTTTTACTTGTATATGTAAATGTTTGTCTGTTAAATACTAATACTGAAAACTTCATATAAAGATATAAACTGACTCGACCATCTTATGTAAAATCTGTCTCCCAGCGATATGGCTTGTAGCGTTGCAGGAATAACATCTGATGCCAATGTTCTTACGAATGAGCTGCGATTGATTGCCCAGAGGTAAGATTAACTGTTAGTTTGGAATGAGCTTTCCGCTGAAATAGTCTTCCCACCACATTCTAACTTCAATTATAACAGTTCATCTCAGAACGTTATAACTGTTCAATGCCAAACTGCTCCTTGCAGCCTGTTAACACCTGTAGTGGACATCTGGGTGCTCATGGATACATCCACCAGTTTATAAAGTCACAGCACTGTCTCAGCCAAAGCACCTACAATCCCTCCCATCCAAATCCCATACCATcctggggttgccattgaccagaaactgaactggaccagccacataaatactgtggctacaagagcaggtcagaggctaggaatcttgtggtgagtaactcaattcctgactccccaaagcctgtctaccatctacaaagcacaagtcagaaatgtgatggaacactctccccttgtctagatgagggcagctccaatagcaaatgttttagttgatgggcaatatgattggcgcaggcttggagggctgaagggcctgttcctgtgctgtacttttctttgttctttgttcactcaagaagctttacaccatccaggacaaagcagccacttgattgacaccccatccacaaacattcgcttcctccaccaccaatgtacagtggcagcagtgtgtaccatctacaacttgCACTGCAGacactcatcaaggctccttagcaccttccaaactgaaagctgctaccatctagaaggacaagggcagcagacacatgggaacaccaccacctggaagttccctttcaagccacttaccatcccaacttggaaatatatcaccattccttcactgtcacagtgctgggtcaaaatgctggaactccctccctaacagcactgtgggtgtacctacaccacatggactgcagcggttcaagaaggcagctcaccaccaccttctcaagggcaattagggatgggcaataaatgctggcccagccagcgaagcccacatcccataaatgaatttttaaaattcttgacattgcattcattcatgggatgtggacatcgctggcaaggccagtatttattgccattCTTATACAActttagtggcttgctaggcctttttaGAGAgaagttaagattcaaccacattgttgtgggcatGGAGTAACCCAcaggccagaccagcagattttcctccctaaaggacagtggtgagccagatggatttttatgacaacctggtagtttcatggttaccattactgagagtagcatttattccagatttatttaattaacaatgCAATTTTCCcccaggtgggatttgaactcacgccTCTGgaacattagtccaggcctcgGGATTACAAAACCAGTAACATAACTGCTCTGCTATCCCCCACCTCAgacttggaaatctatcaccATCGATTTAtcatcactgtgtcaaaatcttggaactcccaccTTAACATTGTGGGAGCATGTTCACATCTCGAACTGCACCAGTTCAAAAAGTTGGCTCACCGCTGCCTTTTCAAGGGGTGAAgagtgatgggtaataaatgccagtcttgccaacaatgcccatgTCCAGAAAATCAATAAACGAAAAAGTTCAGTGTGCTATGCACTGACAGGAGAAACAATTATTTCTAATGTGACCTGAACTAGTTTTAATGCCCTGGAGGTGAGAATGGTTTTATAGTTTTATATCAAGTATGCAGAAGTGTCTTTCCCTTTAAGAAAGAACTTGTCAATTAATACATTTAAATGCATTGGGGGAACATTTCAGCTGTTTGCACTTTATTGCAGGAGTGTAAGTGTTTTCTTTATGCACACTCAACAAACTAAATAATGAAGAGTGCCCAGATTGCAATAATGGTTTCCTTATATATTCACAGGTATCTCCTTCAGTACCAGGAACCAATCCCATGTGAGCAGTTGGTCACGACACTCTGTGATATCAAGCAGGCTTACACACAGTTCGGAGGTAAGGCAGCATAAAGCACTTTTAAAGCAAATGTGTAAATGCTAATGTGACCATAAAATTTAAAGTTGTATGACATCTCCATGACAACATGGATCTTATATCCAGGTAGAAATCCGATGAACTACCTCCTAAATCCCCAACTGCATTCCAGCCTGAAATTAATTAGACAGTTTAAGGTATAACCATTTACAAAACGTGATATTCCCGACTCTTCCTTGTGGAACTTGGGGACAGAGCAGTCTATCCACAGCTGCCCTGGTCATTGTTCATAGATGTGAATATTTTGCACCTTCTTCCAGTAAGACAATGCCCCCCCCAATCTTAACTTTTAACAAGCAAGTCACCCAAACTTCTTGTagggcagaattcagaacaggtcacgtGACCCCTGTCTTTTACCTTATgttaaagagacagtcccaaaacataacaatcttacaaACTTCACACTTGTAACAATTATATCTGATCTCTATCTTAACTTCATTTTACATGCTTTAGGTCTGTAATCCTGAATagccttacctaacaaaaacctatcagaAACCTATCAGTCTcagtttaaaattttcaattgacctagccTGAACAGCTGTTTGgaggaaagagtgggggagagggttccATGTTTTCACTGCCCCCTCTttatgtgaagaagtgtttcctgatgTTACCCCAGAACAATCTAGCTCTAATTTCTGGTTTTTCACCAAAGAGATAGAGGCAAGTCACAGCTTGGTGGGGCACCTATGTTATTTCTAAGACAGATTGGCCTGGCGGCTGCCCCTAATCCAAAAAATGTATAgttttatttcaaagaaaagaGAAGTAAAGGAATCAATTAACTTGTTAAATTAGTTATAAACTGGTTGCAGGCTGCTGTATCATTCAGATGAACTTAACTATCTATCACTGTTCTGCTTTTAGAAGTGACTGCCTATGGGGGGagaactgttccctggtgcatttccCATGACAATACCTTGACTGATCAGAATCCACTTGTCTTATTGAattgaaacaaaagcttgggggataaCTTCCCTGGTGTATTTCCCATGGCAACGCCACGAGCTAATCAGAGTCCACAagccaatcaaagtccacttgccaacctttTCTCGTGCAGAatgaattgttgttccctttgaaattcggttttcttacactcatcaggacagatgcaggacaaaaagcttcagcagcatgtctctttttcagcaatactcaagtgacTATTGGTGAATAATTCTGTTTGGTCGGTTACAAAATCATCTGGTCTGCCCAATACGAATTATCCTTTGAAACGTTGTTGAGACAATGGAAATATTGAGCAGAATTTAATTCCATCCCTGGGATTGGATTGGGAGGCAGCATGCAGTGGGGAGGGAGGCATGGAATCAGGAGGGAAGGTCAGAGGTGGACAGCAGTATTCCCTTTAAGCCGCACAATAATCCATCAGGCACCGCATACTTAATTATTACAGCCAGGCAAATTCTGATGGCTAAATGAGGTTTGCTGTCATTCTAGCCCACAAGCTAAAACCTGATATACTCCGCCATGACAGGAATTCAACAGACATGATTAGCCAGGTGGAAATAACAGCCAAAATTCACTTTTCAGTTCCTGGAGCCTGAAGCTATGTTAGCACTTGTCTTTCCTGCAGCCTGCTTGAAGCTCCCCTCACTCCTTTGCttgcttccttccttcctctcgaAAGCCCTCTTTGAAGCCCTCgctcacagagagagggaagcaggAGGGAGGTGGCAAGGAGGAGGGTCGAGaagggaaacagtgagtcaggaggtaagttgaaAGAGTTAATTAAAAGTAAGAGGATTTTTGGGCCAGTTAATACAACTGATCTAGTCATTctgctgcagctggttttgtAGGAAGATTAATCCCAAAGACTCGACACAAAGGTATTTCTAGGGAGTTTGTGAAAAGCTTTGGCCCTGATTTCCAAATAATAATGCAAAAGTTCTTGTGAGGTTATTTCATGGAACAAATTAAACTGCACACTTCCAAAAactacccctcccccaattcacttCTGGCTGTATTGTGCAATACGGTCACTTTAAAAATGGTCAATCGGTTTATTACTTCACAATTCATAAATCTATAATTCATTAACACCAAAAAAACTGTTGGTAGAATAAATGCCGctcgttccttaaaacctacctcaacAGTTATTCTCCCTCCTAGGATTCCATTCTCTCTTCACCAGTTGCCAGATGTAATTTCTCCCTTTAATATTCACACAATTTACTGGGATAGTTCTCCCTCTAaccttcaccgcccccccccgttCACAAGAGCCAACCTCTCTCTAAATTCACAGCTACACTTTACCTCTGCCTGACTGTTTGTCGATGTGAAGAAATGACTGAGCCGTTTTCCTCACTATTCATGGCAGTTTTAAGTAAAGAAAACACTCAAGTTGAAAAACAAAGTTGTCTTTTCCACATTTTCTATCAGTTTAAAAGGCAAAAGCTCCTTAGCTCTTTCTATTTTGAGCTTATCAAATTGAATGAAAAGACTCTTATCTTGTCATGAATCACTGCTACCAATTCAACTTTTCTTCTGTGAAATTACTGATATACAAGCTACGATGTAAAAACTAACAAATGCCTCTCTCCTGTACGGTGGTGTAGTGATTCTGAAGTGTGGTAATTTGTGGACTGGCATGTTACTGTGAGAGTGGTTGGGGTAGCATTCTTTCTCCTTCTTCCAAAACTTTggtagctttttaaaaatatattacagGATTTTTGTTTCTGCCGTTGGCGTACATCTGCACGTTACCTGGATTTAGTGCCCATAACAAAATCCATTCCGTGCACGAATGGAAAAAGTTAGAGGGAGCATTGGTGGACAGCCTGTCGCCTTTCTGACTCTTTCCTACCCCCCATGTCCCATTTAAGTCAAGGATGGGAAAGGTCAAGGAAGGCCTTCCTGCTCGCATGCCAAGTGAGGCCCTTAGGTGGTCAATTAAGggcctcaccccactgcccctgTTATGGGGGTTGCATGCCGCGTGAGGAGGCTGCTAGGTATACACTGGTGGCCTCCTGTTGGAGTGGGAGGCTGCTTCCCATTCGAGCACCCTGCGGTTCCACAGAGGGCCGCCCCTGCCAAAAGacccctcctcccatcctccacagcaacttttctctcctcctcccccccacctcaacacATGCACAAATGCACAGACCTGTCACCAgcaaacccccacccactcaccctgtctTCCAGGGCCTGCTGTACCACTCTTGGAAGCACTGCTGGAACTAAACAGCTACTGGCCTGTTTGTCCTCAAAGGCCCAGGAAGCCTGGCGATAGGCAGCAGACGCCTGATTGCCACCTAATCCCATTGGAACTTAACATCGCCGAGTATGGGGCCTGATTCCTTCCTGTCTGTACGATGTTGCTTTGTGCAGGGTGACTGTCACATTTGCCTACCTAATCGCTGTAGTTCAGAATAATTTGCTGTACGTGAAGTTCTTTGAGAAATTTGAGAGACACGATAAATTGCTGAataaatgcatgtttttttttaacaaaagctGTTTAAATTTTCTATACCGTCCTCTCATGGCAATCTGACAGGAAAACGTCCTTTTGGTGTTTCACTGCTCTACATGGGATGGGATAAGCACTATGGCTATCAGCTATATCAGAGTGACCCCAGCGGAAACTACGGAGGGTGGAAAGCCACATGCATTGGGAATAACAGTGCTGTAAGTATCTTAACTAAAGGGCTGCAGTGACTTTGTAAAGAGCGATGGTAACTGGTGCATTGATACATTGGTTTGATCTTTTACTGAGGTATGATGTTATCCTGAAGTTCCTAATGCAAAGCATGGAAGAATTGATTTATGGAGATGAATACAGTGAATATTTCTAAACAAAGCTATTCGGTTTTCAGTGGGATACAAGATTTCAGACTGGTTCTTGCACTCTGAACTTGAGATTTCAATGGTTTAAGGTCCCTTATTCTGGACAAGGACATTTGGCCCAAGGAGAATTAGGCGTGCAGGCATTCTGGAGTCAGCAATTGGCTTTACCTTCGctgcaaaagtaaaatactgcagatgctggaaacctgaaataaaacaggaaatgctggaaatactcaggtttgGCAACATCTACGGAGGGAGGAGTAGACTTAACGTTTCAGTCTACGATAGATCAGaaagctgaaatgttaactctttctctctccacagaggctgccagcctGCTAAAAGTTAACTGGGGACTGTAATCAGCAAATTCTCTAACAGCATAATGCATTTGCAATTTTTGGTTCTTGTTTGATTGGTTAAGCCAATGCAACGGTACAAAAAAGGTGATAAAAGATCCATCACATCCATCTGTGGTTGCCCTATTCAATAAATGGTGCATCTCAGTcaaagccccccccaccccgcccccaacctCTAATATTGATAACTCCTGagatgaataaaataaattttgGCCGATTCAGGAGAAACTCTGAAGTGACTGCACAATTTCCTCAGGCAGCCAAATTACTCATTTTGCTCCTGTAGATAGATTAAGCTTAAGGTTGTACCTGTAATATCCCCTGTGCCTTAGAAACCCATTTCAAACTGAATCTTGCAACAAAATTCTGCTGTCTGCACTCATCTGTCACTGCTGATCCAATATTAGTagtgcacccctctctctctctattggtgactgtgccttcagctgtttaggCCCCACCCTTTGAGCttttctccctaaacctctctgcctccccaCCTTCTCCTCAAAACCCTCTTTGATATAACTTGGCCAGTCCGTCTAATATTACCACCTTTGTCTTGTCGCTCCTTTTGTCTGGTTTGCTTATCTGCGACGCACTGGGACTTTTTCAGTtaaaaggtgctctataaatgcatgTTGCTGTCAAATACCTGGGTTCAGTGCCCTGGGATAGGAGagagggccaattaaggttaCAACTCTTGGTAACCATCCAATGACCACTGCTGCTGGAAAGTTTCACCTCTGGGTGGCTGCAGCTCTGTGTTGTGCTGCTGTCTCTCCGAGTTCCTGTAAGGAATGACCATTTGTGGAAGTGTGCGCAGTGCCAGAAGCAGTATAGCTGCCAACCAGCTTCCATCACTACCATAGTTAACTGGGAGAGGGACCTTTTTCAGACAGGAGTGATCAGAGTTAAACATGGAGAATTATGACACATTATCAGCAATAACATATAGTTATAGAGCTCCTTTAATGTAttaaaacatcccatggcaccTCACAGGAACAAAGTTAAAGGATCAATAATATCAATAAAATAATCCTTGTACACATTGTCTCCTGGTTCATATTCAAGTGCTACGCTATACTTTAAGTGTCAGTcatagctcagtgggtagcacacttGCCTTGGAGTtagcaggttgtgggttcaagttgcactccagagactcgagcacaaaatctaggctgactgtagtactgagggagtgctgcactgtttgaagtgcagttttcagatgagacattaaagagAGGCCTCATCTGCTCACTAAGGCGAACGTCAAACATTCCTAtgtttgtttctgtttctgaGGAGAGCTGTTATCCATAGTGTCCTACTCAAGCTTTATCCCTCAATTGCATCACAAAACAGATGGTCTAGTCATTAtcgtgttgctgtttgtgggagtttgctgtgtgtaaattggctgctgcatttcctacattacaacagcgactatagTTCAAAATAGGCCTCAggatgtctggtggttgtgaaaggtgctacatcagtgcatttttattttcattgggTGGCTGGTTGGAAAGTACTTTGCTGGAGTGATTGTTGATGAACTGGTTTGAGCTATTGGACGATGTGGTTGGTGATAACTTGAAACCAATAATTGAATTTGTTAATCTGGTCCAACTAATATTACAGGCTGCAGTATCAATGCTGAAACAAGACTTCAAAGAAGGAGATATGACTTTGGAGTCGGCCCTTGCATTAGCAGTTAAAGTGTTGAATAAGACCATGGATGTTAGTAAACTATCAGCTGAAAAGGGTAAGAGGACTTTGTGTTATAAGCTTTTATCCAGGTTTTGTTTTAGCACAAGCCATAATTTAAAGGTCATATTCACAAATGTTATCAAATATTAATTTCTTAATATCAAATCCTCATTATATTCCTAGTTTTATTTTCTGAgtttaaaatatttatatataAAATGATTATATAATGTCTTAAGATATTATCAGGGGAATTGGAACAAAACCTTATTTAATGATATCTGTGTCTACTATCAACCACCTGTGTGGTAAGAAATCTAGTAGTTGCTGATTCAGTTCCTGTTATGTGCTGAATTATTTGCCTTAACCATAAGCACATAAGCAAAAAGAACAGGAGTGGgaattaggctattcggcccctcgagcctgcttcgccactCAGAAAGATctcggctgatctgattgtggccttgacTCCACTTTCATGTCTGCCCCCCACATAATGCTCGACTTCCTCATCAGTCATAAATCTGTCTAATTCGGCCTTGGATAA from the Carcharodon carcharias isolate sCarCar2 chromosome 32, sCarCar2.pri, whole genome shotgun sequence genome contains:
- the psma4 gene encoding proteasome subunit alpha type-4, with translation MSRRYDSRTTIFSPEGRLYQVEYAMEAIGHAGTCLGILANDGVLLAAERRNIHKLLDEVFFSEKIYKLNDDMACSVAGITSDANVLTNELRLIAQRYLLQYQEPIPCEQLVTTLCDIKQAYTQFGGKRPFGVSLLYMGWDKHYGYQLYQSDPSGNYGGWKATCIGNNSAAAVSMLKQDFKEGDMTLESALALAVKVLNKTMDVSKLSAEKVEIATLTRENGKTRIKVLKQKEVEALIKQHEEEEAKSEREKKEKEQKEKEK